Proteins from a genomic interval of Oceanispirochaeta crateris:
- the frr gene encoding ribosome recycling factor, whose product MNTVKKTAEDKMKKTVKALKEEFNTIRTGRASANLFDKIHVDYYGTPTPLNQVANISIPEARLIVIQPFDKNALNGIEKAIQTSELSLNPNNDGKVIRINIPPLTEDRRKDLVKQSKNVGENSRVSIRNIRRDVNELIKKGEFTEDEQKKGMDEIQKLTDQYIKEIGTIIEEKEKEIMEI is encoded by the coding sequence ATGAATACTGTAAAGAAAACTGCGGAAGACAAAATGAAGAAAACTGTCAAAGCATTAAAAGAGGAATTCAATACCATAAGAACAGGAAGAGCCTCTGCTAACCTCTTCGACAAAATCCATGTGGATTATTATGGAACCCCTACACCCTTAAATCAGGTGGCGAATATCTCCATTCCTGAAGCTAGACTTATCGTGATTCAACCCTTTGACAAGAATGCACTGAACGGAATCGAAAAAGCGATTCAAACATCTGAATTGTCATTAAATCCTAATAATGACGGTAAAGTTATCCGCATCAATATTCCACCCCTTACCGAAGATAGACGTAAAGACCTTGTCAAACAGTCTAAAAATGTCGGAGAAAACAGCCGTGTTTCAATCAGAAACATTCGTCGAGATGTAAATGAGCTGATCAAAAAGGGTGAATTTACAGAAGATGAACAGAAAAAGGGTATGGATGAAATTCAAAAACTGACTGACCAGTATATTAAAGAGATTGGCACCATTATTGAAGAAAAAGAAAAGGAAATAATGGAGATTTAA
- a CDS encoding phosphatidate cytidylyltransferase, translated as MTNIQKRFLLFGTSLPFLALLILIPFAKHLAINCIVLLITIVGTNEMAKMIKSAGIFIHVKTLTAASSILPVLTYLMVMGLLPESIILFYFLVAATLILVIPAFTMAKVQFKGIIESASASLLCLFYPGIFLTFIIRFSSFDSASIVLIVFMLTVYLNDSFAWFLGVFFGKNSKRNIFPVSPNKSLIGFAGGILASLFVTINSWIFLPHIFNGPLWSMIFLGLLAGVTTILGDLVESGIKRSTGTKDSGSIIMGRGGLLDSIDSLLLTAPVFYYLLQYAIV; from the coding sequence ATGACAAATATCCAGAAGCGTTTTCTATTATTTGGAACATCACTGCCTTTTTTGGCATTGCTCATCCTTATTCCCTTTGCCAAACATCTGGCAATCAACTGCATTGTTCTGCTAATAACCATTGTCGGAACAAATGAAATGGCAAAAATGATTAAATCCGCTGGGATTTTCATTCATGTCAAAACATTAACTGCTGCTTCCTCGATCCTACCGGTATTGACCTACCTCATGGTCATGGGACTCCTACCGGAAAGTATAATTCTGTTCTATTTCCTTGTCGCAGCCACGTTAATACTGGTTATTCCGGCGTTTACCATGGCCAAAGTCCAGTTCAAGGGTATTATTGAGTCCGCATCGGCATCATTGCTCTGCCTGTTTTATCCAGGTATTTTCCTGACCTTCATCATCCGGTTTTCGAGCTTTGATTCTGCCAGCATTGTCCTCATTGTATTTATGCTCACAGTGTATTTAAACGATTCTTTTGCCTGGTTTCTCGGCGTCTTTTTTGGGAAAAACTCCAAAAGGAATATATTTCCTGTGAGCCCGAATAAAAGTTTGATTGGATTTGCCGGTGGAATTCTTGCCTCTTTATTTGTAACTATTAACTCTTGGATTTTTTTACCTCATATATTCAATGGTCCTTTATGGTCCATGATTTTTTTGGGGTTGTTGGCAGGAGTCACCACTATTTTAGGAGACCTGGTAGAATCTGGGATAAAGCGATCAACCGGTACCAAAGATTCGGGAAGTATCATCATGGGAAGAGGCGGATTGCTTGATTCCATTGACTCACTCCTCTTGACGGCACCTGTTTTTTACTATCTCCTGCAATATGCAATAGTTTAA
- a CDS encoding WD40 repeat domain-containing protein, with protein MHKLKISLLTLLLLIPIGLSAQNNRIVIDTGHSRSIAAMEYHEGSNNLITADESGLIKVWNLENDNLEYQIDTGLEGSLSIKVHPSKTEVAILISRPGYSGLSVWNWKTGRNLFTKTLSNRPVQFDYSGSGKFLFIVQVGTPSVILYDSLSGREYSYLKRLNGLFSFSYIGSNETTIMTYSNSGYFRYYDIRTSSLQNESSTIEDLKEITVLQTEGKRYVIASKEENLYLIDRLSGEVRDTLSADTMISFSVDQKNGVISVIKESETGRLIVSHTSTTSARFTPLSTGDYLNNSKQVIGGINDDTGYFRMTDSFRGILSVKNRVFISDSGGTIWQINEENLKPEIFKNDIVSAIHDLSFDQDNLYMLTENDMITMNSEFFNTSGINNLKRMNDLNIKFTKNPLPGESFLEGYDEGKLLIWSSENKGLGYVLYDPNTDTVLSRNNEYKSSLKQLSVRENQVLALESSGEASISNIHTGIREFDFSALGMVSLNFVDNSLLLAGKSLMKTGRDPLFTVQTSTGEILPIIDNRFLIHNIFSPEKGNVVYSVGLMLSNDGSIETQIRSHLKSNPSVIKTLYSRDGEWINSILTVDSSSYTPTLYASITGRDIVRLRGSQKKIWDYDRNIENMFFHGSILYIINSDGSLTLFDPQKGSKIVDYYMLNDNNWIAISSNDTIKPYISQRSVASSINSFSRSTGRKVSTQYQIVNTNNDRDEN; from the coding sequence ATGCATAAATTAAAAATATCACTACTAACCCTACTCCTTTTGATTCCCATTGGTCTTTCTGCTCAGAATAACAGAATTGTTATCGACACAGGACACAGCAGATCCATTGCTGCTATGGAGTATCATGAAGGCAGTAATAATCTCATCACAGCAGACGAGTCAGGTTTGATTAAAGTATGGAACCTGGAGAATGACAACCTGGAATATCAAATAGATACTGGGCTTGAAGGTTCCCTCAGCATCAAAGTTCATCCATCCAAAACAGAAGTGGCGATTCTCATTTCCCGCCCTGGATACAGTGGTCTTTCGGTGTGGAACTGGAAAACGGGACGCAATCTATTTACGAAGACACTTTCCAACAGGCCTGTTCAATTTGATTATTCTGGAAGCGGCAAATTCCTATTTATCGTCCAGGTAGGAACTCCTAGCGTTATTCTCTATGACAGTTTGAGTGGAAGAGAATATTCCTATCTGAAACGCTTAAATGGCTTATTCAGCTTTTCATATATCGGTTCTAATGAAACAACAATCATGACCTATAGTAATTCCGGATACTTCCGTTATTACGATATCCGAACGTCTTCTCTCCAAAATGAATCCAGCACAATAGAAGATCTCAAAGAAATTACGGTTTTGCAAACAGAAGGTAAACGTTATGTTATTGCCAGCAAAGAAGAAAACCTTTATTTGATTGACCGCCTAAGCGGCGAAGTCAGAGATACCCTGAGTGCCGATACAATGATCTCCTTTTCTGTTGACCAGAAGAATGGTGTCATCAGTGTTATTAAAGAATCAGAAACCGGTAGATTGATTGTCAGTCATACATCTACCACATCAGCGCGCTTTACCCCCTTAAGCACTGGGGACTATCTGAACAACTCAAAACAGGTCATTGGGGGAATAAACGATGACACAGGCTATTTCAGGATGACTGATTCTTTCAGAGGAATCCTGAGTGTGAAAAATAGAGTTTTCATTTCTGACAGCGGCGGAACTATCTGGCAAATCAATGAAGAGAACCTGAAGCCTGAGATTTTCAAAAATGATATAGTCTCAGCTATTCATGACTTGAGCTTTGATCAGGACAATCTATATATGCTCACTGAGAATGATATGATCACCATGAACAGTGAGTTCTTCAATACTTCCGGTATTAATAATCTTAAGCGAATGAATGATCTCAATATCAAGTTTACTAAAAATCCTCTACCGGGAGAATCCTTTCTGGAAGGCTATGATGAGGGCAAACTGCTCATATGGTCCTCAGAGAACAAAGGCTTGGGATATGTCTTATATGATCCAAATACAGATACAGTCCTCAGTAGAAATAATGAGTATAAATCGTCTCTCAAACAACTTTCTGTAAGAGAAAACCAAGTTCTAGCTTTAGAAAGTAGCGGTGAAGCGTCTATCAGTAATATACATACGGGAATCAGAGAGTTTGATTTTTCGGCTTTGGGTATGGTCAGTCTTAATTTTGTAGACAATTCACTTCTGTTAGCCGGTAAATCACTCATGAAGACCGGAAGGGACCCCCTGTTTACTGTACAGACCTCTACTGGAGAGATCCTCCCTATTATTGACAATAGATTCCTCATACACAATATATTCAGTCCTGAAAAAGGAAATGTTGTCTATTCCGTTGGTTTGATGCTCAGCAATGACGGCTCCATTGAAACACAGATAAGAAGTCACCTAAAATCCAACCCATCAGTCATCAAAACCTTGTACAGTAGGGATGGGGAGTGGATCAATTCCATTTTGACTGTTGATTCATCCTCCTATACACCCACATTGTATGCCAGTATTACCGGGCGTGATATCGTTAGGCTGAGAGGTTCACAAAAAAAGATATGGGATTATGACCGAAATATTGAAAATATGTTCTTTCATGGATCTATTCTGTACATCATCAACAGTGACGGATCACTCACTCTGTTTGATCCCCAGAAAGGTTCTAAGATTGTGGATTATTACATGCTCAACGATAACAACTGGATCGCCATATCCTCTAATGATACAATAAAACCATATATCAGTCAGCGAAGCGTAGCGTCCAGTATCAACTCATTCAGTCGGTCAACGGGAAGAAAAGTCTCGACCCAATATCAGATCGTAAATACTAATAATGATAGGGATGAGAATTAG
- the dxr gene encoding 1-deoxy-D-xylulose-5-phosphate reductoisomerase, whose translation MKKVLILGSSGSIGRNTLDIIRSNPEDFILCGLQAHLNESILLEDGREFPKALLCLSGKKSTSDQITYSGSKGILQLIEDSNADIVVNGIVGASGLKPSIKALECGIDLALANKESMVLAGSLIKHLASLHNCALLPVDSEHSALFLLLENKKKEIISELILTASGGPFRNKKLEEFDSITVNEALAHPTWSMGRKISIDSATMANKGLEVIEAQQLFDFHVDCIKVLIHPQSYVHSLIRTKDMALYAQISEPDMRLPIQDALFYPEMRKVPWTYLDLAGKTLEFQEPDLKKFPMLKLAFECARQGHASPIAYNGANEMAVEAFLNERIPYSAIAAVTEHTLEHDWSQKHEQADEILESDQRSREIAEQFIREKSK comes from the coding sequence ATGAAAAAAGTACTGATACTGGGTTCCTCCGGTTCCATTGGAAGGAATACCCTTGATATTATAAGATCAAATCCAGAAGACTTCATTTTATGCGGACTTCAGGCTCATCTCAATGAATCCATCCTACTTGAAGACGGACGGGAGTTTCCGAAAGCCCTCCTATGTCTCAGCGGTAAGAAAAGTACATCGGATCAAATCACCTACTCTGGAAGTAAGGGGATTCTTCAGTTAATTGAAGATTCAAATGCTGACATTGTTGTGAACGGCATTGTAGGGGCTAGCGGTCTCAAGCCTTCAATTAAAGCCTTGGAATGCGGCATTGATCTTGCTCTGGCCAACAAAGAATCTATGGTTCTGGCAGGTTCACTCATCAAGCATCTGGCATCCCTTCATAACTGTGCTCTTTTGCCTGTTGATTCTGAGCATTCAGCCCTCTTTCTCCTCCTGGAAAATAAGAAAAAAGAAATCATTTCAGAATTGATACTCACAGCCTCAGGAGGACCCTTCCGAAATAAAAAACTTGAAGAGTTCGATTCGATAACAGTCAATGAAGCACTGGCTCACCCAACTTGGTCAATGGGTCGTAAAATCTCTATCGATTCTGCTACCATGGCCAATAAGGGACTCGAAGTCATTGAGGCTCAACAGCTATTTGACTTTCATGTTGATTGTATTAAGGTTCTCATACATCCACAAAGTTATGTTCATTCCCTCATCCGAACGAAAGATATGGCTTTATATGCACAGATTAGCGAGCCGGATATGAGGCTCCCGATTCAGGATGCCCTATTTTATCCTGAAATGAGAAAGGTACCCTGGACCTATTTGGATCTAGCCGGAAAAACATTGGAATTCCAAGAGCCTGATTTAAAGAAATTCCCAATGTTGAAACTGGCATTTGAATGTGCCCGCCAGGGCCATGCCAGCCCGATAGCCTACAATGGGGCTAATGAAATGGCTGTAGAAGCATTCTTGAATGAAAGAATCCCCTATTCTGCTATTGCAGCAGTGACAGAGCATACTCTTGAACATGACTGGTCCCAAAAGCATGAACAGGCAGATGAAATTCTGGAAAGTGATCAAAGATCCAGAGAGATTGCCGAACAATTTATAAGGGAAAAATCAAAATGA
- the rseP gene encoding RIP metalloprotease RseP: protein MTIIKILFGLFGLSIVVVVHEAGHLIAARLSGIKVEAFSIGWGKVLFSRVWKGTEYRLSLFPLGGYCKMQGEQAMIQAWESKAKTIETSEGDMYGALWWKRIFVSISGPLMNLLFASLIFFFISIIGYNIYYYPSRIVLASEYTDRSDYPADRSGLMSGDRIIRIDGSQIDRFDELQNAILMHPDEEMQFTIERNGQTQQLVVKPELNKETGAGSLGIFPWIEPSIKTLEPDSDFMSLGLLQGDRITAMNGKKVHHALDINRILSSEELQSISFIRDGFEKFLSVDEADSSIENPGIQFEYLTMRTNPGQVVRSIINSFQETWSTVYNSLKGLTMLFKGIDLQSAVSGPLRITYMTGDLAFSGFSQGIGEGLLSFFRFIALINVALFIMNLLPIPVLDGGQILFFMIEGLTQKKPNPTVLYRYQMIGTVMVFALIIFATMNDILFFSRN, encoded by the coding sequence ATGACTATAATAAAAATTTTATTTGGACTCTTTGGTTTATCAATTGTAGTCGTTGTACATGAGGCCGGACATCTGATTGCCGCCCGTCTCTCGGGTATTAAGGTAGAGGCTTTTTCCATCGGTTGGGGAAAAGTCCTGTTTTCAAGAGTGTGGAAAGGCACGGAATACCGCTTGTCTCTGTTTCCTTTGGGTGGTTACTGCAAAATGCAGGGAGAGCAGGCCATGATACAGGCCTGGGAGTCCAAAGCCAAAACAATAGAGACAAGCGAAGGCGACATGTATGGAGCTCTCTGGTGGAAGAGGATCTTTGTTTCCATAAGCGGCCCCTTGATGAATTTGTTGTTTGCATCTCTTATATTCTTCTTCATAAGTATCATTGGTTACAATATTTACTACTACCCATCCAGAATCGTTCTGGCATCTGAGTATACAGACAGATCGGATTATCCCGCTGATAGGAGCGGCTTAATGAGTGGTGATCGCATAATCAGGATAGATGGCAGTCAAATAGACCGCTTTGACGAACTGCAGAATGCTATATTGATGCACCCTGACGAGGAAATGCAATTTACTATTGAGCGTAATGGACAAACTCAGCAGCTTGTAGTAAAACCAGAGCTCAATAAAGAAACTGGCGCTGGTTCTTTGGGCATCTTTCCTTGGATTGAACCATCCATCAAGACCTTGGAACCAGATTCTGATTTCATGAGTTTAGGATTATTACAAGGCGATAGGATAACTGCCATGAATGGTAAGAAGGTTCATCATGCTTTAGATATAAACCGAATTCTGAGTAGTGAAGAACTCCAGTCCATATCGTTTATCAGGGACGGATTTGAAAAATTTCTGAGTGTTGATGAGGCAGATAGTAGCATAGAAAATCCAGGAATCCAATTTGAATATTTGACCATGAGGACAAATCCTGGCCAGGTGGTAAGATCAATTATCAACAGTTTTCAAGAGACTTGGTCCACAGTCTATAATTCTTTAAAGGGTTTGACGATGCTCTTTAAGGGTATCGATTTACAGTCGGCTGTTTCTGGGCCACTACGGATCACCTACATGACTGGAGATTTAGCGTTTTCAGGATTCAGCCAGGGTATAGGCGAAGGATTACTGAGCTTTTTTCGATTTATTGCCCTGATTAATGTGGCACTTTTTATTATGAATCTTCTACCTATTCCGGTATTAGATGGAGGACAAATCCTTTTCTTTATGATTGAGGGATTGACTCAAAAAAAACCTAATCCTACAGTTTTATACAGGTATCAGATGATTGGAACGGTCATGGTATTCGCTCTGATCATATTTGCAACGATGAATGATATATTATTTTTTTCAAGGAACTGA
- the uppS gene encoding polyprenyl diphosphate synthase, which yields MTSQDRNPSHIGIIMDGNGRWAKNRGQIRSAGHKEGLNAAKTIVKAASDMGLKNLSLYVFSTENWKRTEDEISFLMVLIKSYLKKEYQFYKENSIRVVHSGDLNRLPGDIQNELSTVMEQTSHFKGLTVNLLINYGGQDEIVRSVNKHIQDSPGVKLSAEIIGRNLDNPELPPVDLLIRTGGEKRISNFLIWQTAYAELYFSEKLWPDWTAEDLKEAVKSFKNRDRRFGGVKK from the coding sequence ATGACTTCACAGGATAGGAACCCTTCCCATATAGGAATCATCATGGATGGCAATGGCCGCTGGGCAAAAAACCGCGGTCAAATCCGTTCTGCAGGCCATAAAGAAGGACTGAATGCGGCCAAGACCATCGTCAAAGCCGCTTCCGATATGGGTCTTAAAAACCTGTCTCTCTACGTTTTCTCAACAGAGAACTGGAAGCGAACTGAAGATGAAATTTCTTTTCTAATGGTCCTGATCAAGAGCTATTTGAAAAAGGAATACCAGTTTTACAAGGAGAACTCCATCCGAGTAGTCCATAGTGGAGACTTAAATAGACTCCCTGGAGACATACAAAATGAGTTATCTACCGTCATGGAGCAGACATCACATTTTAAGGGACTGACTGTAAATCTGTTGATCAATTATGGAGGTCAGGATGAAATTGTCCGCTCCGTCAATAAACACATTCAAGACTCACCGGGTGTAAAACTTTCAGCTGAAATTATAGGCAGAAACCTCGATAATCCCGAACTACCTCCGGTAGACCTCCTGATACGCACCGGTGGAGAAAAGAGAATCAGTAACTTTCTCATTTGGCAGACAGCCTATGCAGAATTATATTTTTCTGAAAAGTTATGGCCTGACTGGACTGCTGAGGATCTTAAAGAAGCAGTTAAATCATTCAAAAACCGAGACAGACGTTTCGGCGGAGTTAAAAAATGA
- a CDS encoding Maf family protein — protein sequence MTHPAIHLASGSPRRKLLIEQMGLTCQVVRIQAEEPMDQSRHAADLAIDLSELKMKACLDQKPELAKYAWILTADTLIALDDEKIGKPDDRQQARKILSRLQGRTHQVISAFSVYSPLSKTFISDLESTDVTFSSMDQMEIESYLDTKEWQGVAGAYRIQGCGGKYVSSLNGTFYNVMGLPINRFYAILRLLNFSN from the coding sequence GTGACTCATCCTGCAATCCATCTAGCCTCGGGTTCTCCCAGAAGAAAACTGCTAATAGAACAGATGGGTCTGACCTGCCAGGTCGTGAGAATACAGGCAGAAGAACCCATGGACCAGAGTCGTCATGCTGCTGATCTGGCAATAGATTTATCAGAACTCAAGATGAAGGCCTGTTTGGATCAGAAACCAGAGCTGGCAAAGTACGCTTGGATTCTAACAGCAGATACACTGATAGCCCTGGATGATGAGAAGATAGGCAAGCCTGACGATAGACAGCAAGCAAGAAAAATTCTATCCCGTCTTCAGGGACGTACCCATCAAGTTATATCAGCCTTCAGTGTGTATTCACCCTTGAGCAAAACTTTTATCTCAGACCTAGAAAGTACTGATGTTACCTTCAGCTCAATGGATCAAATGGAGATTGAATCCTACCTTGATACAAAGGAGTGGCAAGGAGTCGCCGGCGCTTACAGAATACAAGGGTGCGGAGGCAAATATGTTTCTTCCCTCAATGGGACATTCTACAATGTTATGGGGTTGCCAATAAATCGATTCTATGCCATCTTAAGGTTGCTGAATTTCAGCAACTAA
- a CDS encoding late competence development ComFB family protein — protein MSFIDDYKLDEIKNEVEEVAYKELERQLSAISDEDICKCTDCVQDMACFALNQIKPRYTVSLLGSLFTRVETETLIKDIEKVVRESVEKISQNPLHSKS, from the coding sequence ATGAGTTTTATTGATGATTATAAATTAGATGAAATCAAGAATGAAGTTGAAGAAGTAGCCTACAAAGAGCTTGAAAGGCAGCTTAGTGCCATTTCGGATGAAGATATCTGTAAGTGTACAGACTGTGTCCAGGACATGGCCTGTTTTGCCCTGAATCAGATCAAGCCCCGGTATACCGTTTCGCTCCTGGGCAGCCTTTTTACAAGGGTTGAAACAGAAACTCTGATCAAAGATATTGAGAAAGTAGTGCGTGAGTCTGTTGAAAAAATAAGTCAGAATCCACTACACAGCAAATCCTGA
- the tsf gene encoding translation elongation factor Ts yields the protein MAVSPADVKKLRDKTLAGMLDCKNALVEANGDFAAAEKILKEKGLASADKRSGRSTNAGAVFTAVKDGTAVAVELNCETDFVAKNAVFIESGQKIADFVAEKKIKEVNSDVEGLVKEAISVLKENMGVKKIATMDVSDTDAVVDYLHNNGQIGVMVKLSCDSSDTAAKDEVKALGMDLALHAAAFSPAYLNRSKVDSDYIAEQESIFKVQAANLDKPEKVVAGIIKGKLNKHLSQICFVDQAFVKNDKLSVTQAIAEVAKAVGGKIELTDYIYMLVGEE from the coding sequence ATGGCGGTATCACCAGCTGATGTAAAAAAACTAAGAGATAAAACTCTGGCAGGAATGCTGGATTGTAAAAATGCACTCGTAGAAGCCAATGGAGATTTTGCAGCTGCAGAAAAGATCCTGAAAGAAAAAGGTCTCGCCAGTGCAGATAAGAGAAGTGGTCGCTCCACAAATGCCGGTGCCGTATTCACTGCGGTCAAAGATGGTACAGCTGTAGCAGTTGAGTTGAATTGCGAAACTGACTTTGTAGCTAAAAATGCTGTATTTATAGAATCCGGTCAGAAGATTGCTGATTTTGTAGCAGAAAAAAAGATCAAAGAAGTCAACAGTGATGTTGAAGGTTTAGTCAAAGAAGCAATTTCTGTACTGAAAGAAAACATGGGTGTGAAGAAAATCGCAACTATGGACGTTTCAGACACAGATGCTGTTGTAGACTATCTTCACAATAACGGACAGATCGGTGTTATGGTGAAACTAAGCTGTGACAGTTCTGATACTGCCGCTAAGGATGAAGTAAAAGCTCTGGGGATGGATCTTGCCCTTCATGCAGCAGCCTTCAGCCCCGCATACCTGAACCGTAGCAAGGTAGATTCTGATTACATTGCTGAACAGGAAAGCATTTTCAAGGTACAGGCAGCCAATCTTGATAAACCCGAAAAAGTAGTTGCGGGAATCATCAAAGGAAAACTGAACAAACATCTTTCACAGATTTGTTTTGTAGACCAGGCATTTGTTAAAAATGATAAGCTGAGTGTTACACAGGCAATTGCCGAAGTAGCAAAAGCTGTTGGTGGAAAAATTGAATTAACCGATTACATCTATATGCTGGTCGGCGAAGAGTAA
- the rpsB gene encoding 30S ribosomal protein S2: MAVVTMKNLLESGVHFGHQTKRWDPRMKKFIFSQRNGIHIIDLQKTIVSIREAYDVVRKTVLSGKSVLFVGTKKQAQAAIAKEAERCDMFYVNNRWLGGMLTNFSTIKKSLHQLKRIEKMEVDGTFEQLTKKEVSKLLKEKGRLEKNLGGIKNMSELPGVIFIIDTKTEAIAVAEARRMGIPIIAVVDTNCNPDGITYPIPGNDDAIRAISLFTQIIANAVVEADNEIGLEVIESLQDEDEAKEAEVETPEEESKEKDTPAEAAKVDDSDVVYTTE, from the coding sequence ATGGCTGTAGTAACAATGAAAAACCTGCTCGAGTCAGGTGTACACTTTGGTCATCAGACCAAACGCTGGGATCCCAGAATGAAAAAATTTATTTTTTCTCAGAGAAACGGGATACATATTATCGACCTCCAGAAAACAATAGTTTCAATCCGTGAAGCTTACGATGTAGTTCGTAAAACAGTATTAAGCGGAAAATCTGTTCTGTTTGTTGGAACAAAAAAACAGGCACAGGCTGCCATTGCCAAAGAAGCGGAACGATGTGACATGTTTTATGTCAACAATCGATGGCTCGGAGGCATGCTGACTAACTTTTCAACAATTAAAAAATCTCTCCACCAGCTCAAGAGAATTGAGAAGATGGAAGTTGATGGAACTTTTGAACAGCTTACCAAGAAAGAAGTTTCCAAGCTCCTTAAAGAAAAAGGCAGACTTGAGAAAAACCTTGGTGGTATCAAGAACATGTCCGAACTCCCCGGAGTTATTTTTATTATTGATACAAAAACAGAAGCCATCGCCGTTGCGGAAGCCAGAAGAATGGGCATTCCCATCATTGCAGTTGTAGATACAAACTGTAATCCCGATGGAATTACATATCCAATCCCCGGAAACGATGATGCCATTAGAGCTATCAGTCTGTTTACACAGATCATTGCAAACGCAGTTGTGGAAGCCGACAATGAGATTGGCCTTGAAGTCATTGAAAGCCTGCAGGATGAAGATGAAGCCAAAGAAGCTGAAGTTGAAACTCCTGAAGAAGAATCAAAAGAAAAAGACACTCCCGCTGAAGCTGCAAAAGTTGACGACAGCGATGTTGTTTACACTACTGAATAA